In Pseudomonas sp. HR96, the DNA window AGGTTGCCGTTGCTCAACACGGTGACCCCGGCGATCGACAGGTTGGACAGCCCGGCACTGGTGTTGACGGTGAACGAGCCGCTCTTGGTCAGCGCGGTCGAATTGGGCGACGAGCCCAGCGCCAGGTTGGCCTCGTTAAGCGAAACATCGCCTGCACCGTTGCCGATGCCGCCGATGGTGATGGTGCTGGCCGGGCCGCCGACGTTGATCACCAGGTTGGCCGTGCTGGTGTCGCCGTCGGAGTCGTTGAGGGTGTAACGGAAGGTTTCGGTGCCGCGGCCATTGGCGCCCAGCGCGATGAAGTCGGCATCGCTGGTATTGAGGACGTAGCTGTAGGCGCCACTGGCGCTGATCGTCAGGGTGCCGTAGGTGCCGCTGAAGGTCCCGGCGGTGATCGGGCCGTTGTTGCCGCTGATGGCAATGCGGTCGGCGCCCTGCACGTCGTTGGTCAACAGGTTGCCGGTCAGGGTCTGGTGGCTGGCATCGGCCGTGGTGCTGTTGCTGTCGTTGACCGCCGTCGGCACGTCGTCGGTGACCTTCACCACGATACTGCTGCTGCCGGTGGCGCCGGCGCGGTCGCTGGCAACCACCGCGAGGTTCTCGGTCAGCACGTTGGCGCCGTTGCCGGCTGGATGCGCCTCGTTGCCGTTGAGCGTGTAGGTGTAGGTGACCACACCGTTCGAGGCGTTCAGGCCGGTGATGCGCAGGGTGTTGCCCGAGGCGGTGGTGATCGGCGCGCCGTAGTTGACCAGGTTGCCGTTGCTCAGCACCGTGACCCCGGCGATCGACAGGTTGAGCAGGCCGGCAGTGGTGGTCACGGTGAAGCTGCCGCCCTGGGTCAGCGCGGCGCTGTTGGGCGCCGAGCCGAGCGCCAGGTTGGCTTCGGTGATGGTGACGTCGCCCGCGCTGCTGCCGATGCCGGTAATGGGCAGGCTGGCACCGCTGCCGGTGACATTCAGGGTCAGGGTCGCGGTGCTGGTGTCGCCATCGGAGTCGCGCAGGGTGTAGGTGAAGGTTTCGCTGCCGGTGCGGTTGCCCAGGGCCACGTAGTCGGGGTCACTGGTGTTGAGGCTGTAGGTGTAGCTGCCGTTGGCGTTGAGCACCAAGCTGCCGTAGGTGCCGTTCAAGCTGACGGCGTTGATCGGGCCGGTCGTGGTGCTGGTGGAAGCGATGCGGTCGGCGCCCTGCACGTCGTTGCTCAGCACGTTGCCAGTGAGGGTCACATGAGTGGCGTCGAGGTTGCTGGCGCCGGTGTCGTTGACCGCCCGTGGCACGTCGTCGACGACGTTGGCCACCAGGCTGCCGCTGCTGGTGTTGCCGAGGCTGTCGGTGGCCCGCACGGCAATGCTTTCACTGACGGTGTTGGCCCCGGCGGCCACCACGTTGGCGACGTTGCCGGTGAGCTGATAGTTGTAGGTGACCAGGCCCGTGGTGGCGTCCAGCCCGGTGACGGTGATGGTGTTGCCCAGCGAGGTGGTGATTGGCTGGTTGAGCGCGACCAGCACCCCGTTGTTGAGAATGGTCACGCCGCCGATCGACAGGCTGGAGAGCCCGGCGGTGGCGCTCACGGTGAAGGTGTGGGTCTGGGTCAGCGCGGCGGCATTGGGCGCCGAGCCCAGCGCCAGGTTGGCCTCGTTGACCGTGACGTCGCTGCTGCCGATGCCGGGAAGGCTGATGCTGCCGGCGCGCCCGGCCACCGTCAGGGTCAGGGTCGCGGTGCTGGTGTCGCCGTCCTTGTCGTTAAGCGTGTAGGTGAAGGTCTCGGTGCCCGAGCGGCTGCCCAAGGCGATGTAGTCCGGGTCGTTGGTGTTGAGGGTGTAGGTGTAGTCGCCGCTGCTGTTGAGCACCAGGCTGCCATAGACGCCGTTGAGGGTGGTGGCGGTGATCGGGCCGGTGCTGGTCCCCGTCGAGGCGATGCGGTCGGCGCCCTGGATGTCGTTGCTGAGCACGTTGCCGGTCAGGGTGGTGTGGGTGGCATCGAGGTTGCTCGCGCCGGTGTCGTTGACCGCCCGTGGCACGTCGTCGGTGACGTTGGCGACGATGTTGCCGGTGGTCGACAGGCCGCCGCGGTCGGTGGCCACCACCTGCACGTTTTCACTGACCACGTTGGCGCCGGTCCCGGCGACGTTGTTGGCGGCGGCTAGGCGATAGCTGTAGGTCACCAGGCCACTGGTGGCATCGAGCCCGGTGACCGTGATGACGTTGCCAAGGCTGGTGGTAATCGGCTGGTTGAGCGCCACCAGCACGCCATTGGTGAGCACAGCCACGCCGCCCACCGACAGGCTGTTGAGCCCGGCCGAGGCATTCACGGTAAAGGTGTGGCTCTGGGTCAGGGCCGCCGCGTTGGGCGCCGAGCCCAGCGCCAAGTTGGCCTCGTTGACCGCGACGTCATTGCTGCCGATGCCGCTGATGGTGATGCTGCCACCGGTGCCGGCGATGTTCAGCACCAGGTTGGCGGTGCTGGTGTCGCCGTCGGAGTCGCGCAGGGTGTAGGTAAAGGTCTCGCTGCCGGCACGCCCGCCGAGCGCCACGTAGTCGGGGTCGCTGGTGTTGAGGAGGTAGGTGTAGCTGCCGTTGGCATTGAGCTGCAAGGTGCCGTAGGTGCCGTTCAAGTTGGCGGCGGTGACCGGCCCGGTGGTGGTGCCGGTGGAAGCGATGCGGTCGGCACCCTGGGTGTCGTTGGTCAGCACGTTGCCGGTCAGGGTCTGGTGCGTGGCGTCGGCCGCAGTGCCGTTGCTGTCGTTGACCGCCGTGGGCACGTCATCGGTGACGTGGGCGACGATGGTCGCGGTAGCCGTAGTGCCGCTGCTGTCGGTGGCCACCACGCTGATGTTCTCGCTGGCCGTGTTGGCCCCGGCCACTTGCGCGCTGGCGGTGTTGCTGGCCAGGCGATAGGTGTAGGTGACCAGGCCGTTGGTGGCGTCCAGCCCGGTGACCGTCAACACCCCCAAGGCAGTGTTGATCGGCTGGTTGAGCCCGACCAGCACGCCATTGGTCATGATCGCCACGCCAGCGACGGACAGGCTGGCGAAGCCGTTGCTGGCAGTGACTACAAAGGTGTCGGTCTGAGTCAGCGCGGCGGCGTTGGGCGAGGAGCCCAGCGTCAGGTTGGCCTCGTTGACGGTGACGTCGCCGGAGCTCGAGCCGATGCCGCTGATCACCACCGAGCCGGGGGCGCCGGCGACGTTGATGGTCAGGGTCGCCTGGCTGGTGTCGCCGTCGGCGTCGTTGAGGGTGTAGGTGAAGGTTTCGCTGCCGGTGCGGCTGCCCAGGGCGACGTAGTCGGGGTCGTTGGTGTTGAGCGTGTAGATGTAGTTGCCGCTGCTGTTGAGCACCAGATTGCCGTAGGTGCCGGTCAGCGTGGCCGGGGTGATCGGCCCGCCGGACATGCGGTCGGCACCTTGCACGTCGTTGCTCAGCACGCTGCCGGTCACCGTCTGGTGCGAGGCGTCGGCGGTGGCGGTGTCGTTGACCGCCCGTGGCACATCGTCGGTGATGTTCACCGAGATCGACCCGGTGGCCGAGACATTGGCCTTGTCGGTGGCCGTGACGCTGATGGTTTCCGGCAGGCTGTTGGTACCGTTGCCGCTGGCATGGGTCTCGCTGCGGGCCAGGGTGTAGGAGTAGGAGACCACGCCGGTGGTGGCATTGAGCCCAGTGACCGTCAGGGTATTGCCCAGCGCCGTGGTGATCGGCTGGTTGACCGCCACCAGCACACCGTTGGTGAGCACCGCCACGCCGTTGATCGACAGGCTGTTGAGGCCGGCGCTGGCGGCGACGTTGAAGGTGCCGTTCTGGGTCAACGCGGCGCTGTTGGGCGCCGAGCCCAGCGCCAGGTTGGCCTCGTTCACCGTCAGCGGGTTGCCCACCGGGGTGATGCTGATGCTCGAGGTGGAGGTGCCGTTGGCCACGTTCAAGGTCAGGGTGGCGGTGCTGGTATCGCCGTCGGCGTCTCTGAGTGTGTAGGTGAAGGACTCGGTGCCCCGCCCGCCTGCTCCCAGAGTAATAAAGTCCGGGTCGCTGGGGGTGAGCGTGTAGGTGTAGCTGCCGTTGGCGTTCAAGGCCAGGGTGCCGTAGGTCCCGGTGAAGGTGCCGGCGGTGATCGGCCCGGTGCTGGTGCCCGTAGAGGCAATGCGGTCGGCGCCCTGGGTGTCGTTGGTCAGCACGTTGCCGGTCAGGGTCGGGCTGGCCGCCGTGGCGGCAGTGCTGTTGCTGTCGGCGACGGCGCGCGGCACGTCATCGGTGAGGTTGACGGTGATCGAGTTGCTCACTGCCGTGCCGTTGTTATCGATGGCCACCACCGACAGGCCCAGCGCCAGGTTGTTGGCCCCGCCGCCGCTGGCATGGGTTTCTGCGCCGTTGAGCTTGAACGAGTAGCTGACCACCCCGGTGCTCAGGTTGACCCCGGTGACGGTCAGGGTGTCGCCCAGCGCCGTGGTGATCGGCTGGTTGACGCCGACGATGGCGCCGCCGCTGACGATGTCGGTGCCGTTGATCGACAGGTCCGACAGCCCGGCGGTGGCCGCCACGGTGAACGACGAGCTTTGCGTGAGGGCCGCTGCGCTGGGATTGGAACCCAGCGGCAGGTTCGCTTCGTTGACCGTCACGCTGGAGTTGCTGATGGTGATGCTGTCGGCGTTGTTGACCTGCACCGTAAGCGTCGCGCGGCTGCTGTCGCCGTCGGAGTCGGTGAGGATGTAGTTGAAGGTGTCGTTGCCGCTGCCGCCATTGCCCAGGGCGATGAACGCCGGGGCGTTGGGGTTGACCGTGTAGGTGTAGGTGCCATCGGCGGCCAGCACCAGGGTGCCGTAGATGCCGGTAAAGGTGCCCGGAGTGACCGGGCCATTGGCGACCACGTCGGCGCCCTGGATATCGTTGTCCAGCACGCTGCCGAAGGCGGTCAGGGAGTTTTCGTCGACGCCGTCGGTGTTGACGTCGTTGACCGCCGTGGGCAGGTCGTCGGTGATGTTGACCGTGATCGCGCCGGTGCCGGTGGAGCCGTTGCTGTCGCCGGCGACCACCGGGACGCTTTCCACCAGGTTGTTGGCGCCATTGCCGGTGGGGTGAGTCTCGTTGCTCTGCAGGGTGTAGGTGTAGCTGATGGCGCCGTTGGCGGAGTTCAGCCCGGTGATCGTGATCAGGTTGCCCAGGGCCGTGGTGATGGGCGTATTGAGGCCGGTCAGCACGCCGTTGGTCAGCACCGCGACGCCGGCGATCGACAGGTTGGTCAGGCCGTCGGGCGCGGAAATGGTGAAGCTGCCGCTGCGCGACAGGGCGCTGTCCAGCGGATTGGAGCCATCGGCCAGGTTGGCTTCGCTGACCGTACCGGCGGCGCTGGTGGGTACGCTGACCGGGTTGTCGACCACGGCCACGGCATTGGTGGTGGCGGTAAGCGGGTTGACGAACAGCGCGGCGGTGGCCACGGTGCCGGTCACGCCGGCGGTATCGAAGCCTACTGTGGGGGCCACGGCGCCGCCCACGGCGTCGAGCAGGACGAAACTGTGGCCCCCGCCGGCGCTGGTGCCGGTGGCTGCAGCCGGCGTGGTACCGGCGGCGGTGGGGTCGGCATCGACGGTCGGGTCCTGGCCGGCGGCGATGGCCGCCTGAATACGGTCCACATCGACCAGCGGCGAGGCGCTCGGCGCACTTAGTGCGGACGCCACCTCGACGTGGGGCACGGTGTTGGTGGCCAAGGTATCGGCAGACATATGCACCGTGCTGTCTCGGCCCAGAAGCATGTCCTGGCCGTTTTGCAGGTGCACGGCAACCGCCCCGCTATCTCCGGTTTCCAGCACATCGCCGGCATACAGCCGATCCCCATCGACAAGCGTTCTGCGCGTTCCGTCCGCAGCAATGGCAATTACGTTCCCGACTACCTTGCTCACTACGCCAATCAATTGGGCCATCTTGCCGTCTCCTCGGTCGTTGGTCTGTGGTTCGTGACAGACCACGGGCGAACGAACAACGGCAGCACACTCCAGGTTCTACAGGCTTCCAGCGGCGACTCGTCTACCGGGGCTGTACGTCGCGCACAGCCCATGCAGACGCGCGATCCTTCGCACGTATCCTTGATCCAGCTTGGTAGCTGAAATGACAACAGTCGGAAATATCCAAGCTAAATCAGACATATCCTGACACTATCCCAACCAGCACATTGGCAAACGGAAGTTTCTTTTCAGAGGTGCCATTTTCTTGTCACAGCCAGGCTGGACTCGGGCCACGCCCCCGTTTACCGTCCCCTCAAGCGACTACTCCGTCCTTCGCTGCTCAGAAATTGAACTTTTCCAAAACCCGATAAACCATGGTATAGCTACACACCACGCGGGTTACGATGAAAACAATGTGCTGAAAACCAGGCACCGCATAAGTTTTTTTTGGCATAAGTGTTATTCGAAAAGAATCTAAAACCGGATGGAACTTGTGGCCAAACTCATTGTTTAGCCATTGTCACAATTTTTACAATAAATTATCGCCATAAAATTGGCGGAAGCTTGACCAACATTGAAGAGAACATTCAGGGAGAAGTACCCAATGCGCGTTTTGACCCCGCTGTGCGGCGCGATGCTGATGTCGATGGCCTGCGCGAACGCCAACGCCATGTCCTTGGCTCAAGCGATCCAGTCCACTGTAGATAACCATCCGGAACTGCAATCGAGCATCAACAACCGTCTTTCGGCAGACGAAGACGCCAAGGCCGCGCGCGGCGGCTATCTGCCGAGCGTCGACCTGGTGGCCGGCTACGGTCGGGAAAAATCCGACAACCCGACCACCCGCTCGCTGGGCAACAACCACACCGAGACCCTGAACTACACCCAGTCCGAGCTGCGCCTGCGGCAGATGCTGTTCGACGGTTCGGCCACCACCAACGAGGTGGGCCGCACCACCTCTATCGTCAACTCGCGCGCGTACTACGTACAAGGCACCGCCCAGGACCTGGCCCTGCGTGCCGTGGAGGTCTACCTCGAAGTGCTCAAGCGCCGCGAGCTGCTGGACCTGGCCAAGAACAACCTGCAGGCGCACCTGCGGGTCAATGACCAGATCGGCCTGCGCAGCCAGCGCGGGGTCGGCAGCACCGCCGACGTCGATCAGTCGCGCGCTCGTCGCGCCTTGGCCGAAAACAACTTCTACACCGCCCAGGTCGACCTCAACGACGCCGAAGCCAACTTCTTCAGCGCCACTGGGCGTATGCCCGACGAGCTGGAGCCCTTGGCCTCGATCAAGGGCGAAATGCCCACCGACCTGCAGACCGCCAAGCAGGTCATGCTGGAAAACAACCCGTACCTGAAGTCGGCCCAGGCCGACGTGCAGTCTGCCGAGAAGCAATACGACGAGGCCAAGTCGGCGTTCTACCCGACCGTGGCGGCCGAAGCCGCCGTGGGCGCGAACAACAACCTGTCGGGCGAGGAAGGCCGCAACAACGATTGGCGCGCCGGCGTGACCCTGAACTACAACCTCTACCACGGGGGTAGCGACAAGGCTCGCCTGCAGTCCAACGCGCACAAGATCAATCAGGCCATGGACATCCGCAACAACGCCCTGCGCCAGATCAACGAAAACATGTCGCTGGCCTGGAACGCGATGAACAACGCCCGGGTCCAAACGCCGTACGCTCGCGAATACGCCGAAACCACCACCCGTGTGCGCGCGGCCTATCAGGATCAATTCGGCCTTGGCCAACGTACCCTGCTCGACTTGCTCGACAGCGAAAACGAGCTGTACAACGCCGCCCGCAACTACGCCACCCTGCGCTACACCGAGGAATACTCGATGTACCGCGTGCTGGCCAGCGAAGGCATTCTGTTCAGCAAAGTCAAAGTGGTCTTGCCGGCAGCTGCCGTCGCCCAGAACGACGTGAAGAGCGATGCGCACCTGCCCGAGATGAAGTAACCCCTCCCCGGACTGGAGTGATGCCTCTTGAGCAATTTGCAATCGGCGGGGGGCATGGACCCTCGCCAGAGTTTTGATGACCCATTGCTCGACGGTCTGCTGATCCTCTGCAAGTTACATGGATGTACCGTCAGTCGGGCCAGCCTCAGCGCTGGCCTGCCGCTCAAGGAGCAACGCCTGAGCCTCGAGCTGCTGCCCCGCGCAGCAGCGCGCGCCGGCTTGCAGGGCCGAGTGCTGCGCCGCGACCTGGGCGCCATCTCGGCCCTCAACCTGCCGGTGCTGCTGATTCTCGCCGACGGCCGCTGCGCGGTGCTGCGCCGCTGGGCAGAGGACGGTCGCGCACTGATCCTGCCCTGCGAGGCCGACGGCGGCGAGCAGTGGGTCAGCCGCGAGGAATTGCAGGCGGCCTACAGCGGCCAGGCCCTGTTCGCCCGTCCGCGCCACGAACTCGAAGACTTGCGCACACCGCTGATGCCGCGGGTCACCGCGTGGTTTCGCGATACCCTCAAGTTGTCCAAATGGCTGTACAGCGATGCCATCCTCGCCAGCCTGCTGATCAACCTGCTGGCCCTGATGATGCCGCTGTTCGTCATGCAGACCTACGACCGTGTGGTCCCCAACCAGGCCACGTCGACCTTGTGGATGCTGGCGATCGGCTTGCTGGTCGGCACGCTGTTCGAGCTGGTGTTGCGGGTGGTGCGCTCGCACCTGCTGGACCAGGCCGGGAAGAAGACCGACCTGATTCTCTCCGCCACCCTGTTCGAACGCATCACCGGCATGTCGATGAAAGCCCGCCCGGCCACCGTCGGCGGCTTTGCCCAGAGCATCCACGACTTCCAGGGCCTGCGCGAATTTCTCACTGCCGTGACCCTGACCAGCATCATCGATCTGCCCTTCGCGGTACTGATGCTCGTGGTGATCGGCCTGCTCGGCGGCTGGCTGGTTTTGATACCGCTGCTGGCGTTCCCGATCACCATCATTTTCGCCATGCTCATCCAGCGCCGCCTGCGCGACACCGTGCAGCGCAGCCTGATCCTCGCCGGCGAGCGCCAGGCCCTGCTCATCGAGACCCTCGGCGGCCTGGAGACGCTCAAGGCCTGCGGCGGCGAAAGCGAGCGCCAGTACAAGTGGGAGACCACCCACGGCGCCCTCACCCGCCTCGACGCTCATGCCCGCAACCTCTCGGCGGTCGCCTCCAACGGCACCCTGTTCATCCAGCAGTTCTGCGGCATGGCGACTATCGTGGTCGGCGTCTACAGCATCATCGGCGGCAACCTCAGCGTCGGTGCGCTGGTGGCCAGCTACATGCTTGGCAGCCGCGTACTGGCGCCGCTGGGGCAGATCGCCGGGCTGATTACCCGCTACCAGCAGGCCCAGCTGACCATGCGCAGCACCGATGCGCTGATGGCCCTGCCGCAGGAACGTGACCCCAGCCAGCGTCCCCTGGACCGCACCCAACTGGAAGGGGCAATCGCCGCCAGCGAGGTCGGCTTCCGCTACGCCGGCCAGGCCGCGCCGGCGCTGGACGGCGTCAGCTTCAGTCTCAAACCGGGCGAACGGGTCGGCATCATCGGCCGCAGCGGCTCGGGCAAGAGCACCCTGGGCCGTCTGCTGATGGGCTTCTATGAACCCGAGCAGGGCCAGTTCCTGCTCGACGGCCTCGATCTGCGACAGCTGGATGTCGCCGACCTGCGCAGCCAGATCGGCTACGTCGCCCACGACCTGCCGCTGCTGGCCGGCAGCCTGCGCGACAATCTCACCCTCGGCGCGCGCTACGTCAGCGACTCGCGGATGCTCGAAGTGGCGCAGATGACCGGCGTCATCGACCTGGCCCGCCAGCACCCGCAAGGCTTCGACCGCCCGGTGGGCGAGCGCGGCCAACTGCTGTCCGGCGGCCAGCGCCAGGCCGTGCTGCTGGCCCGGGCGCTGCTGCTCGACCCGCCGATCCTGTTGCTCGACGAACCCACCAGCCACATGGATAACGCCAGCGAGGACGCCCTGCGCACGCGCCTGCACAACTGGGTTCCGGGCAAGACCTTGCTGCTGGTCACCCACCGCACCTCGATGCTCAGCCTGGTCGATCGCCTGATCGTGCTGGACAACGGCAAGGTGCTGGTCGATGGCCCCAAGGACGCCGTGATCGAGGCCCTGCGCAGCGGTCGGGTCGGCGCGGGCAACGCCCCGGCGCCAGCCAAGGGCACCGCCACCGAGCAGGAGATTTGACATGCCACTGCCGAGCAATCAGCCCACCCGCCAACGCAGCTACCTGGGCAGCTTCAGCAAGACCGCCGAGAGCGAATTCCTCCCGGAGCTGGCCAGCGCCGCCCTGCCTGACTCGCCTCGCCTGCTGCGCCTGACCGTGTGGATCGCTGCCGCGCTGCTGGCCGCCGCCTTGATCTGGGCCAAGTTCGCCGTGCTCCAGGAGGTGACCATGGGCGAAGGCAAGGCCATCCCGTCGAGCAAGGTGCAGATCGTGCAGAACCTTGAAGGCGGCATCGTCACCGAGATCTTCGTCCACGAGGGCCAGATGGTGAACAAGGGCGACGTGCTGCTGCGCCTGGACGACACCCGCTTTCGCTCCAACCGCGGCGAGAGCGAGGCCGACCGCTATGCTCTGACCGCTCAGGTCGCACGCCTGCAGGCGGAAACCGACGGCACGCCATTCGTGGTCTCCGACGAGATCAAGGACAAGGCGCCGCAGGTGGCCGCCGACGAGATGGCCTTGTATCAGTCGCGCAAACGCCAGCTCGACAGCGAGAAGAACACCCTCAACGAGCAGCTGGTACAGAAGACCCAGGAGCTTGCCGAATACCGCTCCAAGCAGGGCCAGTACAGCTCTTCCCTGGCCTTGCTGCAGGAAGAGACGCGCATGTCGACGCCGTTGGTGGGCACCGGGGCAATTTCGCCTGTGGAAATATTGCGGCTCAAGCAGAAGACTGTCGAAGCCCGCGGCATGCTCGACGCCACCAGCCTGGCGATACCCCGCGCGCAGGCAGCAATCGCCGAGATCCGCAGCAAGATCAACGAGTCGGAACAGACCTTCCGCGCCAGCGCGGCCAAGGACCTCAACGACAAGCGCACCGACCTGTCGAAGATCACCGCCAACAGCATCGCCATCGACGACCGGGTCAGCCGCACCACGGTGACCTCGCCGGTGCACGGGGTGATCAA includes these proteins:
- a CDS encoding HlyD family type I secretion periplasmic adaptor subunit, translating into MPLPSNQPTRQRSYLGSFSKTAESEFLPELASAALPDSPRLLRLTVWIAAALLAAALIWAKFAVLQEVTMGEGKAIPSSKVQIVQNLEGGIVTEIFVHEGQMVNKGDVLLRLDDTRFRSNRGESEADRYALTAQVARLQAETDGTPFVVSDEIKDKAPQVAADEMALYQSRKRQLDSEKNTLNEQLVQKTQELAEYRSKQGQYSSSLALLQEETRMSTPLVGTGAISPVEILRLKQKTVEARGMLDATSLAIPRAQAAIAEIRSKINESEQTFRASAAKDLNDKRTDLSKITANSIAIDDRVSRTTVTSPVHGVIKTMKVNTIGGVVQPGSDLVEIVPLEDNLLIEAKVRPQDVAFLHPGQSAMVKFSAYDYTIYGGLKAKLELIGADTVTDDKGNAFYLIQVRTDRNHLGSDAKPLLIIPGMTATVDIITGEKSVLDYLLKPVLKARTEALRER